One stretch of Chitinophaga pendula DNA includes these proteins:
- a CDS encoding D-TA family PLP-dependent enzyme: protein MEWYEISNIDTLDTPALLVYPQRVEENIRLLKTQIDDVRRLRVHVKTNKTAEVVQLLLDAGITKFKCATIAEAEMLGMLNAPDVLLAYQPVGPKVGRLLALADQYTQTSFGCLVDNEGSARAIADAFALAGAPALRVWVDLNIGMNRTGIVPGDAALALYTSLHQLEGIQVAGLHAYDGHLHDADLALRKEKCDAAFGTVAALAEAIREKGLPAPVITAGGSPTFPIHAGRQGVECSPGTFVFWDWGYAQGLPEQPFQYAALLGTRVISVISDTLICVDLGHKSVAAENPQPRVHFLNAPAATPVSQSEEHLVLQVADSRQYPVGTVLYGVPKHICPSVALYDKAHVIVDHVYAEDWVVIARDRSIYL, encoded by the coding sequence ATGGAATGGTATGAGATCAGTAATATAGACACGTTGGATACGCCGGCGCTGTTGGTATATCCGCAGCGGGTGGAAGAGAATATCCGGCTGTTAAAGACACAGATAGATGATGTAAGGAGATTGCGGGTGCATGTGAAAACGAACAAGACGGCGGAGGTGGTGCAGCTGTTGCTGGATGCCGGTATCACCAAGTTCAAGTGTGCGACGATCGCGGAGGCAGAGATGCTGGGGATGTTGAATGCACCGGATGTATTGCTGGCGTATCAGCCGGTGGGGCCTAAGGTAGGTCGGTTGCTGGCGCTGGCGGATCAGTATACGCAGACATCCTTTGGTTGCCTGGTGGATAATGAAGGCAGTGCGCGTGCAATTGCGGATGCATTTGCGCTGGCGGGCGCTCCTGCGTTGCGGGTATGGGTAGACCTGAATATAGGCATGAATCGTACGGGTATTGTACCAGGTGATGCAGCTTTGGCTTTATATACATCGCTGCATCAGCTGGAGGGAATACAGGTAGCGGGTTTACATGCTTATGATGGTCATCTGCACGATGCGGACCTGGCCTTGCGAAAGGAAAAATGCGACGCTGCTTTTGGTACTGTAGCGGCGCTGGCGGAAGCGATCCGGGAGAAGGGATTACCTGCGCCGGTGATCACGGCCGGAGGTTCGCCTACTTTTCCTATACATGCCGGCAGGCAGGGGGTGGAATGCAGTCCCGGAACTTTTGTATTCTGGGATTGGGGATACGCACAGGGGCTGCCGGAGCAGCCATTTCAATATGCAGCATTGCTGGGCACCCGGGTGATCTCTGTGATTAGCGATACGCTGATCTGTGTGGATCTGGGGCATAAGTCGGTGGCGGCAGAAAATCCGCAGCCGAGGGTGCATTTCCTCAATGCACCGGCGGCTACGCCGGTGTCGCAGAGCGAAGAGCACCTGGTATTGCAGGTAGCAGACAGCAGGCAGTACCCGGTGGGCACCGTATTGTACGGAGTACCCAAACATATCTGTCCATCTGTAGCGCTGTATGATAAGGCGCATGTGATCGTGGATCATGTGTATGCGGAGGATTGGGTGGTGATTGCGCGTGACAGGAGTATTTATCTATAG
- a CDS encoding RidA family protein, producing the protein MTPTENFKALGLNLPPAPSPLGVYKPFLIDGKYVYVSGHGPVQDDKSLIIGRIGDDVDIEQGKLAARQVGLTILSTLVTNLGSLDKIKRVVKVLGMVNCTPDFGRHPYVINGCSELFAKVWGEENGIGVRSAVGMGSLPDNIPVEIEALFELV; encoded by the coding sequence ATGACACCAACAGAAAATTTCAAAGCATTAGGACTGAATCTGCCACCTGCCCCCTCTCCGCTGGGCGTGTATAAACCATTTCTGATAGACGGCAAGTATGTGTATGTATCCGGGCATGGTCCGGTGCAGGATGACAAGAGCCTGATCATAGGACGTATAGGCGATGATGTAGATATTGAGCAGGGTAAGCTAGCTGCGCGGCAGGTAGGGCTTACGATCCTGTCTACGCTGGTAACCAACCTGGGTAGCCTGGATAAGATCAAGCGGGTAGTAAAGGTATTGGGTATGGTGAACTGTACGCCTGACTTCGGCCGTCATCCCTATGTGATCAATGGCTGCAGCGAGTTGTTTGCCAAAGTATGGGGAGAGGAGAATGGCATTGGTGTGCGTAGTGCTGTGGGGATGGGTTCTTTACCGGATAACATCCCGGTGGAGATAGAGGCCTTATTTGAACTGGTATAA
- a CDS encoding ABC transporter permease, which produces MRFSDIFSLASRSVSANRLRTGLTVTIIALGIMALVGILTAIDSIKGSIYTSFASMGANSFAIRSRDLQVNMGGGGGGEATKGNNRTTRRKVKASNKNKPIAFADAREFKERFDFPAKVSVSYQGTGIATVYRGEKKTNPNVQVIGGDENYLAISNYTLDQGRDLNEADITTGRNVAVLGTDVAKKLFGQNMKNVLNSTVRVGNVRYRVIGVLASKGSSSMMSADNVVITSVNNTRRIFSKPNPTYQLSVAVKDVSQMEAAVGEATGLFRIIRHLNLNEEDNFTVSKSDSIAEMLFNNLRYVTTAAFIIGIITLLGSAIGLMNIMLVSVAERTREIGVTKALGATGQVIRRQFVYEAIIISVTGGVLGVFLGMIIGNLVSVLLSSPFIVPWLWIFMGIILCAGVGLVSGIYPAVKASKLDPIVALRYE; this is translated from the coding sequence ATGCGATTCAGCGATATATTCTCCCTTGCATCCCGTTCTGTTAGCGCCAATCGTCTGCGTACCGGATTGACCGTTACTATCATAGCCCTGGGTATTATGGCCCTGGTAGGTATCCTCACTGCGATCGACAGTATCAAAGGTAGTATCTATACGAGTTTTGCCAGTATGGGTGCCAATAGCTTTGCTATCCGCAGCCGGGACCTGCAGGTGAATATGGGCGGTGGCGGTGGTGGGGAAGCTACCAAAGGTAACAACCGGACGACCCGGCGTAAAGTGAAGGCTTCTAATAAGAATAAACCCATCGCTTTCGCAGATGCGCGGGAGTTCAAAGAGCGGTTTGACTTTCCTGCCAAAGTCAGTGTGTCTTACCAGGGAACGGGCATCGCTACGGTATATCGTGGGGAGAAAAAGACGAACCCTAACGTGCAGGTGATCGGCGGGGATGAGAACTACCTGGCGATCTCCAACTATACACTGGATCAGGGAAGGGACCTCAATGAGGCCGATATCACTACTGGCCGTAATGTGGCAGTGCTGGGAACGGATGTAGCGAAAAAGCTGTTCGGGCAGAACATGAAAAATGTGCTGAACAGTACGGTCCGGGTGGGAAATGTACGTTACCGGGTGATCGGTGTGCTGGCATCCAAAGGCAGCAGCAGTATGATGAGTGCGGACAATGTGGTGATCACCAGTGTAAATAATACCCGTCGTATCTTCTCCAAACCAAATCCTACCTACCAGTTATCGGTAGCGGTGAAAGATGTGAGCCAGATGGAAGCGGCAGTGGGTGAGGCGACAGGATTGTTCCGTATTATCCGTCACCTCAACCTCAACGAAGAAGATAACTTTACGGTAAGCAAGAGCGATAGTATTGCTGAAATGCTGTTCAATAACCTCCGGTATGTAACGACGGCTGCCTTTATCATCGGTATCATCACTTTGCTGGGTTCTGCCATCGGGTTGATGAACATCATGCTGGTATCTGTAGCGGAGCGTACCCGGGAGATCGGGGTGACCAAAGCCCTGGGTGCTACCGGGCAGGTGATCCGCCGGCAGTTCGTATACGAAGCGATCATCATCAGTGTCACCGGTGGTGTACTGGGGGTATTCCTGGGGATGATCATCGGCAACCTGGTATCTGTATTGCTCAGTTCTCCTTTTATTGTACCCTGGCTGTGGATATTTATGGGTATCATACTTTGCGCAGGTGTAGGACTGGTATCCGGTATCTACCCGGCGGTCAAAGCTTCCAAATTAGATCCAATCGTCGCACTGCGATATGAATAG
- a CDS encoding gluconate:H+ symporter, producing MSLLIVFAAILVLVFFVTYCKLNTFISFLLVSLLMGLALGMDISAITQSIQTGIGKTLGSLIIIIVFGSMLGKLVAESGAAQRIATGLMNVFGRRYVQWSLMLTGFIIGIPLFYNIGFVLMVPLIFTVASRTGLPTVYLGIPMLAALSVTHGYLPPHPSPTALVAQFHANMGLTLVYGILLAIPAIVLAGPVFSRFLRNYKQAPGAMFTTEALPDEQLPGMTASIFAALLPVLLLALTALAKLVVAADHPLYKLAGWLGEPVIVMLLAVLNAMWILGLRRGMSVKRVMGITDDAVKDVAVIILIIGGSGALTQMLNDSKVSTYIASSLSDLHMHPLLLAWGIAALIRVSVGSATVAGLTTAGIVAPLVAATGVNPNLMVLATGAGSLMFSHVNDAGFWMFKEYFNLSVKDTIKTWSVMETIVSVVGLLGCLLLSIWL from the coding sequence ATGTCGTTATTAATAGTCTTCGCCGCTATTCTGGTGCTTGTATTCTTCGTTACCTACTGCAAGCTTAATACTTTTATTTCTTTCCTGCTGGTGTCTTTGTTGATGGGGCTGGCTTTGGGGATGGATATCAGCGCTATTACGCAGTCGATACAGACTGGTATCGGGAAGACGCTGGGTTCCCTGATCATCATCATTGTATTTGGTAGTATGTTGGGTAAGCTGGTGGCCGAGAGTGGGGCTGCACAGCGTATTGCGACGGGGCTGATGAATGTGTTCGGCCGTCGTTATGTGCAGTGGTCGCTGATGCTGACAGGTTTCATCATCGGTATTCCTTTGTTCTATAATATCGGGTTTGTGCTGATGGTGCCGTTGATCTTTACGGTGGCATCCAGGACGGGGCTGCCGACGGTATACCTGGGTATCCCTATGTTGGCGGCATTGTCGGTGACGCATGGTTATCTGCCACCGCATCCGTCGCCGACGGCATTGGTCGCTCAGTTTCATGCCAATATGGGGCTGACGCTGGTATACGGCATCCTGCTGGCGATACCGGCCATTGTGCTGGCCGGACCGGTGTTCTCCCGTTTCCTGCGTAACTACAAGCAGGCGCCGGGGGCGATGTTTACCACGGAGGCGTTGCCGGATGAGCAATTGCCTGGTATGACGGCCAGTATCTTTGCGGCACTGTTGCCGGTATTGCTGCTGGCATTGACGGCGCTGGCCAAGCTGGTGGTGGCGGCAGACCATCCGTTGTACAAGCTGGCCGGCTGGCTGGGAGAGCCAGTGATCGTGATGTTACTGGCGGTGCTGAATGCCATGTGGATATTAGGGCTGCGCCGCGGCATGTCGGTGAAGCGGGTGATGGGTATTACGGATGATGCGGTGAAAGATGTGGCGGTGATCATCCTGATCATCGGTGGTTCCGGTGCGCTGACGCAGATGCTGAATGACAGTAAGGTCAGTACGTATATTGCCTCCAGCCTGAGTGATCTGCATATGCACCCGTTGTTGCTGGCATGGGGTATTGCCGCGTTGATACGTGTGAGTGTAGGATCGGCGACAGTAGCGGGATTGACGACGGCGGGTATTGTAGCGCCGCTGGTAGCTGCTACGGGTGTTAACCCTAACCTGATGGTACTGGCTACGGGCGCGGGCAGCTTGATGTTCTCCCATGTTAATGACGCTGGTTTCTGGATGTTTAAGGAATACTTTAACTTGTCTGTGAAAGATACTATCAAGACCTGGTCTGTCATGGAAACGATCGTATCGGTAGTGGGGCTATTAGGCTGTTTGCTGTTAAGTATCTGGCTATAG